Proteins encoded together in one Pseudomonas arsenicoxydans window:
- a CDS encoding LysR family transcriptional regulator: MSHDLPPLNALRAFEATARLNSVSQAAEQLHVTHGAVSRQLKVLEEHLGVSLFIKDGRGLKLTDAGVRLRDASSEAFERLRTVCAELTQSTADAPFVLGCSGSLLARWFIPRLGRLNTDLPDLRLHLSAGEGDLDPRRPGLDALLVFAEPPWPADMQVYELVSERIGPVMSPRFAGYERLQGAPASALLTEPLLHTTSRPQAWPSWAQQNGLDAKALKYGQGFEHLYYLLEAAVAGLGVAIAPEPLVAEDLKAGRLVAPWGFSETPAQLALWLPKRAADGRARQLAQWLKNELRQPD; encoded by the coding sequence ATGAGCCACGACCTCCCCCCGCTGAACGCCCTTCGCGCTTTCGAGGCCACTGCCCGCTTGAATAGCGTCAGTCAGGCCGCCGAACAGCTGCACGTCACTCATGGTGCCGTCAGCCGGCAACTCAAAGTGCTTGAAGAACACTTGGGCGTCAGCCTGTTCATCAAGGATGGCCGCGGCCTGAAACTCACAGATGCCGGCGTGCGTTTGCGTGATGCCAGCAGCGAAGCCTTCGAGCGTTTACGCACGGTATGCGCCGAGCTGACCCAAAGCACCGCCGATGCGCCATTCGTCCTGGGTTGCTCGGGCAGCTTGCTGGCGCGCTGGTTTATTCCGCGCTTGGGTCGACTGAATACTGACTTGCCGGACCTGCGCCTGCACCTGTCGGCGGGGGAAGGCGATCTGGATCCGCGTCGGCCGGGGCTCGATGCCTTATTGGTGTTTGCCGAGCCGCCATGGCCGGCAGACATGCAAGTCTACGAGCTGGTCAGCGAACGGATCGGCCCTGTGATGAGCCCGCGCTTCGCGGGTTACGAAAGGCTGCAAGGTGCACCGGCCAGCGCGCTGCTGACCGAGCCGTTGCTGCACACCACATCGCGCCCGCAGGCTTGGCCGAGCTGGGCACAGCAAAACGGCCTCGACGCCAAGGCGTTGAAGTACGGTCAGGGTTTTGAGCATTTATATTATTTGCTGGAAGCTGCGGTCGCAGGACTGGGCGTGGCGATTGCGCCTGAGCCGCTGGTGGCCGAGGATTTGAAGGCCGGTCGCCTGGTTGCGCCATGGGGCTTCAGTGAAACCCCGGCGCAACTGGCGTTGTGGCTACCCAAGCGCGCCGCGGACGGGCGCGCTCGGCAATTGGCGCAATGGCTCAAGAATGAGCTGCGCCAACCAGATTAG
- a CDS encoding DUF883 family protein yields MANTSLRKASLQSMEAEIESLLKSLESLKDDASDESRKTLKALKSNAENALKHSRHLLSDAYEEVKVKTRETGIATRDYAQEHPWTTAGVAVGALGLLAAYLLCKRGD; encoded by the coding sequence ATGGCCAACACCTCTTTACGTAAAGCCTCATTGCAAAGCATGGAAGCCGAGATCGAGAGTCTGCTCAAATCGTTGGAAAGCTTGAAAGACGATGCCTCGGACGAGTCGCGTAAAACCCTTAAGGCGCTTAAAAGCAACGCCGAGAACGCGCTGAAACACTCGCGCCATCTGCTTAGTGATGCGTATGAGGAAGTTAAAGTCAAAACCCGCGAAACCGGGATTGCCACTCGGGACTACGCCCAGGAACATCCTTGGACTACCGCTGGTGTCGCTGTCGGTGCCCTCGGTCTGCTCGCGGCGTACCTGTTGTGCAAGCGCGGTGACTAA
- a CDS encoding dodecin — protein MTDHHTYKKVELVGSSTSSIEDAINNALAEANKSIKHLEWFEVTETRGHIKDGKAAHFQVTLKVGFRIASS, from the coding sequence ATGACTGATCACCACACCTACAAAAAAGTCGAACTGGTTGGCTCGTCCACGTCCAGTATCGAAGACGCGATCAACAATGCACTGGCCGAAGCCAATAAGAGCATCAAGCATCTGGAATGGTTCGAAGTCACCGAAACCCGTGGCCACATCAAAGACGGCAAAGCGGCACATTTCCAGGTAACTCTCAAAGTCGGCTTCCGGATTGCCAGCAGCTGA
- a CDS encoding DUF1161 domain-containing protein — translation MKNLILAVGLLSLAGTAFADGKSCEELKAEIAAKLDAKGVSGYSLEIVDKGAAAGGKVVGKCEKGAKEIVYKKG, via the coding sequence ATGAAGAATCTTATTTTGGCGGTAGGTTTATTGAGCCTTGCGGGGACAGCCTTTGCTGATGGCAAATCGTGTGAAGAACTGAAAGCCGAAATCGCGGCGAAACTTGATGCCAAGGGCGTTTCCGGTTACTCACTGGAAATCGTCGATAAAGGCGCGGCGGCCGGCGGTAAAGTCGTCGGAAAATGCGAAAAAGGCGCCAAGGAAATCGTCTACAAGAAAGGCTGA
- a CDS encoding LLM class flavin-dependent oxidoreductase, which translates to MKRLSDIKFSTLDLVPVRENGSAAQSLRNSLDLAQHVEKFGYNRFWVAEHHNMDGIASSATSVLLGYLAGGTSTIRVGSGGVMLPNHAPLVIAEQFGTLESLYPGRIDLGLGRAPGSDQMTARALRRERSGSADDFPEDVAELMRYLGPRTPDQRIIAMPGTGTNVPVWLLGSSLFSAQLAGERGLPYAFASHFAPRFMHEAIRVYRNHFKPSAVLDKPYVMLGVPLVAADTDEQADYLATSVYQRILALMRGQSLVQRPPVKTMDGLWLPHEKEAVGDFLGLAMVGGPQKIRAKLEVLVEQTQADELIFTCDLYEHADRVHSYELLAQVMKG; encoded by the coding sequence ATGAAACGATTGTCCGATATCAAGTTTTCGACCCTCGATCTGGTGCCCGTGCGCGAGAATGGCAGTGCGGCCCAGTCGCTGCGTAATTCGCTGGACCTTGCGCAACATGTCGAGAAATTCGGTTACAACCGCTTCTGGGTCGCCGAACACCACAACATGGACGGCATCGCCAGTTCGGCCACCTCGGTATTGCTGGGTTATCTGGCCGGCGGCACGTCGACCATTCGGGTCGGTTCCGGCGGTGTGATGCTGCCCAACCACGCGCCGTTGGTGATTGCCGAGCAATTCGGCACCCTCGAGAGCCTCTACCCGGGACGGATCGATCTGGGCCTGGGCCGTGCGCCCGGTTCCGATCAAATGACCGCGCGGGCGCTGCGTCGTGAACGCTCTGGCAGTGCTGACGATTTCCCCGAGGACGTCGCCGAACTGATGCGATACCTCGGGCCACGGACGCCGGACCAGCGAATCATCGCTATGCCGGGCACCGGGACCAATGTCCCGGTCTGGCTGCTGGGCTCCAGCCTGTTCAGCGCACAACTGGCCGGTGAACGCGGTTTGCCCTACGCGTTCGCCTCGCATTTCGCACCGCGCTTCATGCATGAAGCGATTCGCGTCTACCGCAATCACTTCAAGCCTTCAGCGGTGCTGGATAAACCCTACGTGATGCTCGGTGTGCCGCTGGTGGCAGCTGACACCGATGAGCAAGCGGATTACCTGGCGACATCGGTCTACCAACGTATTCTTGCCTTGATGCGCGGCCAGAGCCTGGTGCAACGTCCGCCGGTGAAGACCATGGATGGCCTGTGGCTGCCCCATGAAAAAGAAGCCGTTGGCGATTTCCTCGGCCTTGCGATGGTGGGCGGCCCACAGAAAATCCGCGCCAAACTGGAAGTGCTGGTCGAGCAGACCCAGGCTGACGAGCTGATCTTCACCTGTGATCTGTACGAACACGCCGATCGCGTGCATTCCTATGAGTTGCTGGCGCAGGTCATGAAGGGCTGA
- a CDS encoding OsmC family protein: MAITKKASAHWEGDLKTGIGSISTETGVLREAPYGFKARFEGGKGTNPEELIGAAHAGCFSMAFSMILGDAGLKADSIDTNAEVTLYQVEGGFAITAVKLILKAKIPGATQAQFEELSNKAKEGCPVSKVLNAKISLDATLVS, translated from the coding sequence ATGGCTATCACGAAGAAAGCATCGGCTCATTGGGAAGGTGACCTGAAAACCGGCATCGGCTCGATCTCCACTGAAACCGGCGTACTCAGAGAAGCGCCTTATGGTTTCAAGGCTCGTTTCGAAGGCGGCAAAGGCACCAATCCTGAAGAGCTTATCGGCGCAGCCCACGCAGGCTGTTTCTCCATGGCGTTTTCGATGATCCTCGGCGATGCCGGCCTCAAGGCTGACAGCATCGACACCAACGCCGAAGTTACCCTGTATCAGGTCGAGGGGGGGTTTGCGATCACCGCTGTGAAGTTGATCCTCAAGGCGAAAATTCCTGGGGCCACCCAAGCGCAGTTCGAGGAGTTGAGCAATAAAGCCAAAGAAGGCTGCCCGGTGTCCAAAGTGCTGAATGCGAAAATCAGCCTGGATGCAACGCTGGTTAGCTGA
- a CDS encoding DUF1161 domain-containing protein, with protein sequence MKRFALAIMCCALATSALAATKSCEELKAEIEAKIQANNVSSYTLEIVTNDEVHDQNMVVGSCDGGSKKIIYQKNDR encoded by the coding sequence ATGAAACGTTTTGCCTTGGCGATTATGTGTTGTGCACTGGCCACATCGGCTCTGGCGGCAACGAAATCCTGTGAAGAACTCAAGGCCGAGATCGAAGCCAAGATCCAGGCCAATAACGTGTCGTCCTATACCCTGGAAATCGTCACCAACGATGAAGTGCACGATCAGAACATGGTTGTCGGTTCGTGCGACGGCGGTTCCAAGAAAATCATCTACCAGAAGAACGACCGCTGA
- a CDS encoding PA0061/PA0062 family lipoprotein, whose protein sequence is MRRLMLLLAASVVAGCQSPLPAVNPQMAWVDFSTPFPNDKLLMAERLDKQRMPDGRFFQVTPGSHELIVRFDFEVPGGGGPSLMDGPSERLCYLTIQYDHFEAGQRYVLVGQSMAFTPGARLYNAKREIVAEDRESYCLM, encoded by the coding sequence ATGCGCAGGTTGATGTTATTGCTCGCTGCCAGCGTCGTTGCCGGCTGCCAGAGCCCGTTGCCGGCGGTGAACCCGCAAATGGCCTGGGTGGATTTTTCTACACCGTTCCCCAACGACAAATTGCTCATGGCCGAACGACTGGATAAGCAGCGAATGCCTGACGGGCGTTTTTTTCAAGTGACGCCCGGCAGCCATGAGCTGATTGTTCGATTCGACTTCGAAGTGCCCGGAGGGGGCGGCCCGAGTTTGATGGATGGTCCTTCGGAGCGGCTGTGCTACCTGACCATCCAATACGATCATTTCGAAGCCGGCCAGCGTTACGTGCTGGTAGGTCAGTCGATGGCGTTTACCCCCGGTGCCAGGTTGTATAACGCCAAGCGGGAAATCGTCGCCGAAGATCGAGAATCCTATTGCCTCATGTGA
- a CDS encoding PA0061/PA0062 family lipoprotein: MRKLMLTGGLLMLTGCAGFGFPHHDPSQAWIDLDSRQEDTTLQALEVDKKASPDKRYFEVQPGSHELKVRYQFAVQPSNIGPDAKPLWRDCQLNVKFNDFNAGERYQLQAGNIGFRPWAKLYDQQRKVIGQGTPAGCQRS; the protein is encoded by the coding sequence ATGCGCAAATTGATGCTGACGGGAGGCTTATTGATGCTGACCGGCTGTGCCGGATTCGGATTCCCTCACCATGATCCGTCTCAAGCGTGGATCGACCTGGATTCGCGGCAGGAAGACACCACACTGCAAGCGCTGGAAGTCGATAAAAAGGCTTCACCCGACAAACGCTACTTCGAGGTTCAGCCGGGAAGCCATGAGTTGAAGGTGCGTTACCAGTTTGCGGTTCAACCCTCAAACATCGGTCCTGACGCAAAGCCGCTATGGCGCGACTGTCAGTTGAATGTGAAATTCAACGACTTCAACGCCGGCGAGCGGTATCAGCTACAAGCGGGAAATATCGGTTTTCGGCCGTGGGCGAAACTTTATGATCAGCAGCGAAAAGTGATTGGTCAGGGCACACCGGCAGGCTGTCAACGCAGCTGA
- a CDS encoding aminopeptidase, which yields MIRPLPSLGLLDRVFRILFPGVLLLLLSGCASVSYYSQLASGQLQLLRAREPVSSVIADPQRSEQLRAHLVQSQKARTFASQQLHLPDNQSYRLYADIGRPFVVWNVFTTPEFSLTPQNHCFPIAGCVAYRGYYSQSGARGEAALQRLKGMDVSIGGVEAYSTLGWFNDPIISSMMGWGDERLATLIFHELAHQRFYVKNDTEFNESFATFVEQEGTRQWRALRGLPPDDGAQSQHRDQFIQLVLDTRTRLEQLYALPLPADQMRQRKAAEFERLRSEYRQLRDSRWDGDKRYDAWINAPMNNARLLPFGLYDQWVPAFSALFRQTGGDWVRFYAQVEKLGALPVGERKVALKELAGS from the coding sequence TTGATCAGGCCGCTTCCAAGCCTTGGGTTACTTGATCGCGTTTTTCGGATTTTGTTTCCGGGTGTATTGCTTTTACTGCTCAGCGGCTGCGCCAGCGTCAGCTATTACAGCCAACTGGCCAGTGGTCAGCTGCAATTGCTGCGGGCCAGGGAGCCGGTTTCCAGCGTCATCGCCGATCCGCAGCGCAGCGAGCAATTACGTGCGCATCTGGTGCAATCACAAAAGGCCCGCACGTTTGCCAGCCAACAGCTGCACCTTCCGGACAACCAGAGCTACCGCCTGTATGCCGACATCGGCCGGCCGTTTGTGGTCTGGAACGTCTTCACCACGCCGGAATTTTCCCTCACCCCACAGAACCATTGCTTCCCCATCGCCGGCTGCGTCGCCTACCGCGGTTATTACAGTCAGAGTGGCGCCCGTGGCGAGGCAGCGTTGCAACGCCTGAAAGGTATGGATGTGTCGATTGGCGGCGTCGAGGCCTATTCGACGCTTGGCTGGTTCAATGATCCGATTATCAGTTCGATGATGGGTTGGGGTGACGAGCGGTTGGCGACGTTGATCTTTCACGAGCTCGCCCATCAACGCTTTTATGTGAAGAACGACACTGAATTCAACGAGTCTTTTGCCACCTTCGTCGAGCAGGAAGGCACTCGCCAATGGCGTGCATTGCGCGGCCTGCCCCCAGACGATGGAGCGCAATCACAGCACCGGGATCAGTTTATCCAGTTGGTTTTGGACACTCGCACACGACTTGAACAGCTGTACGCCCTGCCGTTGCCCGCAGACCAGATGCGCCAACGCAAGGCGGCGGAGTTCGAACGACTGCGCAGTGAGTATCGACAGCTGCGAGACAGCCGGTGGGACGGGGACAAACGCTACGACGCATGGATCAATGCGCCGATGAACAACGCGCGGTTGTTGCCGTTCGGGTTGTATGACCAATGGGTGCCGGCGTTTTCGGCTTTGTTCAGACAAACGGGTGGGGATTGGGTGAGGTTTTATGCACAGGTGGAAAAACTGGGTGCATTGCCGGTGGGCGAACGCAAGGTGGCGCTGAAGGAGTTGGCAGGTTCATAA
- a CDS encoding HAD family hydrolase, translating to MHYQTVLFDLDGTLTDPREGITRSIQFALSKLGIDEPDLTKLEHFIGPPLLQAFMQFYAFDEAKAWEAVNFYRERFKVTGLYENRVFDGVTPLLETLSGQGRQLYIATSKPWVFAREIARHFDFAKHFKVIYGSELDGTRTNKVELIAHLMAEEGLDPASTLMIGDRKHDLIGARSNGLDAAAVGYGFGSREELSAEAPAYHFETLEEMHQAFLQR from the coding sequence ATGCATTACCAAACCGTACTGTTCGACCTCGATGGCACCCTGACCGACCCGCGTGAGGGCATTACGCGCTCGATCCAGTTCGCCCTGAGCAAACTGGGCATCGATGAGCCTGACTTGACCAAGCTCGAACATTTCATCGGCCCGCCGCTGTTGCAGGCGTTCATGCAGTTTTACGCGTTCGATGAGGCCAAAGCCTGGGAAGCCGTGAACTTCTATCGCGAACGCTTCAAGGTGACGGGTTTGTATGAGAACCGCGTATTCGACGGCGTGACGCCTTTGTTGGAAACCTTGAGCGGGCAGGGGCGCCAGCTGTACATCGCGACATCCAAACCGTGGGTGTTCGCCCGGGAGATCGCCCGGCACTTCGATTTCGCCAAGCACTTCAAAGTTATTTACGGCAGCGAACTGGATGGCACCCGGACCAACAAGGTCGAGTTGATAGCCCACCTGATGGCCGAAGAAGGTCTGGACCCGGCCAGCACGCTGATGATTGGCGATCGCAAACACGACCTGATCGGTGCTCGCAGTAATGGATTGGATGCGGCCGCGGTGGGTTATGGCTTTGGCAGCCGGGAAGAGTTGAGCGCTGAAGCGCCCGCGTATCACTTCGAAACGCTGGAAGAGATGCATCAGGCGTTTTTGCAGCGCTGA
- a CDS encoding gamma carbonic anhydrase family protein has protein sequence MTLRKYQNHTPLLGKGAFVDGSAVVIGDVEIGEDSSVWPLTVIRGDMHRIRIGARTSVQDGCVLHITHAGPFNPDGFACLIGDDVTIAHKVMLHGCSVGNRILIGMGSIVMDGAVIEDDVIVGAGSLVPPGKRLESGFLYVGSPVKQIRALTDKEKAFFTYSAANYVKLKDLHMAEGYDLL, from the coding sequence GTGACCCTTCGCAAGTATCAGAACCATACGCCGCTACTGGGCAAAGGCGCTTTTGTCGACGGTTCGGCAGTGGTAATCGGCGACGTCGAAATCGGCGAAGACAGCTCGGTATGGCCGCTGACAGTCATCCGTGGCGACATGCACCGCATCCGTATCGGCGCGCGCACCAGCGTTCAGGATGGCTGCGTGTTGCACATCACTCACGCCGGGCCGTTCAACCCCGATGGCTTTGCCTGTCTGATCGGAGACGACGTGACCATTGCCCACAAGGTCATGCTGCATGGCTGCAGTGTCGGCAACCGGATTCTGATCGGCATGGGCAGCATCGTCATGGACGGCGCCGTGATCGAGGACGATGTGATAGTCGGCGCCGGTAGCCTGGTGCCGCCGGGCAAACGCCTGGAAAGCGGCTTCCTTTATGTGGGGAGCCCGGTGAAACAGATCCGCGCGTTGACCGACAAGGAAAAAGCCTTCTTTACCTACAGTGCGGCGAATTACGTGAAGCTCAAAGACTTGCACATGGCCGAAGGCTACGACCTGCTCTGA
- the prlC gene encoding oligopeptidase A codes for MFLPAKVPTVSVNNPLLQSYDLPPFSAIRAEHVQPAIDQILADNRAAIIEILKTQRKQPTWAGLVLAMDELNDRLGAAWSPVSHLNAVCNSAELREAYESCLPALSAYSTELGQNRELFEAFEALANSPEAASFDVAQKTILEHSLRDFRLSGIDLPQAEQKRYAEVQSKLSELGSRFSNQLLDATQAWTKHVTDEAALAGLTDSAKAQMAAAAQAKGLDGFLITLEFPSYYAVMTYAHDRALREEVYAAYCTRASDQGPNAGQNDNGPVMEEILDLRQELAKLLGFASFSELSLATKMAESSDQVLSFLRDLAKRSKPFAARDLEQLKAYAAEQGCPDLQSWDSGFYGEKLREQRYSVAQEALRAYFPIDKVLGGLFAIVQRLYGIEIAELKGFDTWHPDVRLFEIKENGQHVGRFFFDLYTRANKRGGAWMDGARDRRRTISGVLQSPVANLVCNFTPADSGKPALLTHDEVTTLFHEFGHGLHHLLTRVEHAGVSGINGVAWDAVELPSQFMENWCWEPEGLALISGHYETGEPLPQDLLEKMLAAKNFQSGLMMVRQLEFSLFDFDLHATHGDGRSVAQVLEGVRDEVSVMRPPAYNRFPNSFAHIFAGGYAAGYYSYKWAEVLSADAFSKFEEEGVLNAETGRAFREAILARGGSQEPMVLFVDFRGRPPSIDALLRHSGLIEVAAA; via the coding sequence ATGTTTCTTCCAGCCAAGGTGCCAACCGTGAGCGTGAACAATCCTCTTTTGCAGTCCTACGACCTGCCGCCGTTCTCGGCGATCCGTGCCGAACACGTGCAACCGGCCATTGACCAGATCCTGGCTGACAACCGCGCCGCCATTATCGAGATCCTCAAAACCCAGCGCAAACAGCCTACCTGGGCCGGTCTGGTGCTGGCGATGGACGAACTCAATGATCGCCTGGGCGCCGCCTGGAGCCCGGTCAGCCACCTCAACGCCGTGTGCAACAGCGCTGAACTGCGCGAAGCCTACGAGTCCTGCCTGCCGGCATTGAGCGCCTACTCCACCGAACTGGGCCAGAACCGCGAGCTGTTCGAGGCTTTCGAAGCCTTGGCCAACAGCCCTGAGGCTGCCAGTTTCGACGTGGCGCAGAAAACTATCCTGGAACACTCCCTGCGTGACTTCCGTTTGTCGGGTATCGACCTCCCGCAAGCCGAGCAAAAACGCTACGCCGAAGTGCAGAGCAAACTGTCGGAGCTCGGCAGCCGCTTCTCCAACCAGTTGCTCGACGCCACTCAAGCCTGGACCAAACACGTTACCGACGAAGCCGCCCTCGCCGGCCTGACCGATTCGGCCAAGGCGCAAATGGCCGCTGCGGCCCAAGCCAAAGGCCTGGACGGCTTCCTGATCACCTTGGAATTCCCGAGCTATTACGCGGTGATGACCTACGCCCACGACCGCGCCTTGCGCGAAGAAGTCTACGCCGCCTACTGCACCCGTGCGTCGGACCAGGGCCCGAATGCCGGCCAGAACGACAACGGCCCGGTCATGGAAGAAATCCTCGACCTGCGTCAAGAACTGGCCAAGCTGCTGGGTTTCGCCAGCTTCTCGGAGCTGAGCCTGGCGACCAAAATGGCCGAATCCAGCGATCAGGTGCTGAGCTTCCTGCGTGACCTGGCCAAGCGCAGCAAACCGTTTGCCGCCCGCGACCTGGAACAACTCAAGGCTTACGCCGCCGAACAAGGCTGCCCGGACCTGCAAAGCTGGGACAGCGGTTTCTACGGTGAAAAACTGCGCGAGCAACGCTACAGCGTTGCCCAGGAAGCACTGCGCGCCTACTTCCCGATCGACAAGGTACTGGGCGGCCTGTTTGCTATCGTCCAACGCCTGTACGGCATCGAGATTGCCGAGCTCAAAGGCTTCGACACCTGGCATCCGGATGTTCGTCTGTTCGAAATCAAGGAAAACGGCCAGCACGTCGGCCGCTTCTTCTTCGACCTCTATACTCGCGCCAACAAGCGTGGCGGTGCATGGATGGACGGCGCGCGCGACCGTCGCCGCACCATTAGCGGCGTATTGCAAAGCCCGGTGGCTAACCTTGTGTGTAACTTCACACCGGCCGACAGCGGCAAACCTGCGCTGCTGACCCACGACGAAGTCACCACCCTGTTCCACGAATTCGGTCACGGCCTGCATCACCTGCTGACCCGCGTTGAACACGCTGGCGTGTCCGGCATCAACGGCGTAGCGTGGGATGCGGTCGAGTTGCCAAGCCAGTTCATGGAAAACTGGTGCTGGGAACCGGAAGGCCTGGCGCTGATTTCCGGTCACTACGAAACCGGCGAGCCGCTGCCGCAGGACCTGCTGGAAAAAATGCTCGCGGCGAAAAACTTCCAGTCCGGCCTGATGATGGTTCGACAGCTGGAGTTTTCGCTGTTCGACTTTGACCTGCACGCTACCCACGGCGATGGCCGCAGCGTGGCGCAAGTGCTCGAAGGTGTGCGCGACGAGGTGTCGGTCATGCGTCCACCGGCCTACAACCGTTTCCCCAACAGCTTTGCGCACATCTTCGCCGGCGGTTACGCGGCGGGTTACTACAGCTACAAATGGGCAGAAGTGTTGTCGGCGGATGCCTTCTCGAAATTCGAAGAAGAAGGCGTGCTGAATGCCGAGACCGGTCGCGCCTTTCGCGAAGCGATCCTCGCGCGTGGCGGTTCTCAGGAACCAATGGTGCTGTTCGTCGACTTCCGCGGACGTCCGCCGTCGATTGACGCACTCTTGCGCCACAGCGGCCTGATTGAGGTCGCGGCAGCATGA
- a CDS encoding YheV family putative zinc ribbon protein yields MSEGPVITKKRFIAGAVCPACSEPDKLMMWNEDEVPHRECVGCGYSDTLNEQGLSVPKELGTRVNTSALKAPDAKVQAVQFFPNPKLKKKPDEQH; encoded by the coding sequence ATGAGCGAGGGTCCTGTGATCACGAAGAAGCGCTTTATCGCCGGGGCGGTCTGCCCGGCCTGCAGCGAGCCCGACAAATTGATGATGTGGAATGAAGACGAGGTCCCGCACCGCGAGTGCGTGGGCTGCGGTTATTCCGACACGCTGAATGAACAAGGTCTGTCCGTGCCCAAGGAATTGGGCACGCGGGTCAATACGTCGGCGTTGAAGGCACCGGACGCCAAGGTTCAGGCGGTGCAGTTTTTCCCGAACCCGAAGCTGAAGAAAAAGCCTGACGAGCAACACTGA
- a CDS encoding phosphatase domain-containing protein: MPITRFIPAMCLSLVALFNLSLALADDNTSSRPAEWAQPVGAKYNLFQMSPTLYRSALPDSGVVPLLEKLKVGTVINFLPESDSRWLSAPGINQVQLPYRTNHVDDAQVIAALRAIQAAEAKGPVLMHCKHGSDRTGLMAAMYRVVVQGWSKEDALNEMTEGGFGDSTHFKDGVRYMMQADTDKLRTALANGDCSTSPFAMCSMKNWFKSANVESK, translated from the coding sequence ATGCCCATTACTCGTTTTATCCCAGCGATGTGTCTGTCGCTTGTTGCCTTGTTCAATCTGTCGCTGGCTTTGGCCGACGACAATACATCGTCGCGACCTGCGGAATGGGCGCAGCCAGTGGGGGCGAAGTACAACCTCTTCCAAATGTCCCCGACCCTCTACCGCAGCGCATTGCCGGACAGTGGAGTGGTGCCGCTGCTGGAAAAGCTCAAGGTTGGAACAGTCATCAACTTCCTGCCTGAGTCGGACTCCCGCTGGTTGTCTGCACCAGGCATCAACCAGGTCCAACTGCCCTATCGCACCAATCATGTGGATGACGCGCAGGTCATTGCTGCCCTTCGCGCGATTCAGGCTGCCGAGGCCAAAGGCCCGGTGTTGATGCATTGCAAACACGGTTCCGACCGCACGGGCCTGATGGCCGCCATGTATCGGGTGGTTGTGCAGGGTTGGAGCAAGGAAGACGCTCTGAACGAAATGACCGAGGGCGGTTTTGGTGACAGCACCCACTTCAAAGACGGTGTTCGCTACATGATGCAGGCGGATACCGACAAATTGCGTACTGCGTTGGCCAATGGCGATTGCAGTACCAGCCCTTTCGCCATGTGCTCGATGAAGAACTGGTTCAAATCGGCGAACGTCGAGAGTAAATAG
- a CDS encoding gluconate 2-dehydrogenase subunit 3 family protein, producing the protein MSDQDQDNPRREFLRKSLTLIPVVTVASTALGSSVLLAAPDSAPATPGKTPVSTSTYEPTYFTTEEWTFIKAAVAQLIPSDAQGPGALEAGVPEYIDRQMNTPYAAGALWFMQGPFNADAAPEMGWQSKLVPKEIYRLGIAATDAWSKAFNGKKFAEQDSATRDDLLKQLEAGKPEFDSVPSKIFFNLLLQNTKEGFFCDPIHGGNKGMVGWTMIGFPGARADFMDWVERNEQYPFPAVSIRGERA; encoded by the coding sequence ATGTCTGATCAAGATCAAGACAACCCGCGGCGTGAGTTTTTGCGCAAATCCCTGACCTTGATCCCGGTGGTCACCGTCGCCAGCACCGCGCTGGGCAGCTCCGTCCTGCTCGCCGCACCAGACTCGGCGCCGGCCACCCCGGGCAAAACTCCCGTCAGCACCAGCACCTATGAGCCCACTTACTTCACCACCGAAGAATGGACATTCATCAAGGCCGCCGTTGCTCAATTGATCCCGAGTGATGCCCAAGGGCCTGGCGCGCTGGAAGCCGGCGTGCCGGAATACATCGACCGCCAAATGAACACCCCTTACGCCGCCGGTGCCCTGTGGTTTATGCAAGGGCCATTCAACGCCGATGCCGCGCCAGAAATGGGCTGGCAGAGCAAACTGGTGCCAAAAGAGATCTATCGCTTGGGTATTGCCGCCACGGATGCTTGGTCGAAGGCGTTCAACGGGAAAAAATTTGCCGAACAAGACAGCGCTACCCGGGACGATTTGCTGAAACAACTCGAGGCCGGGAAGCCTGAGTTCGATAGCGTGCCGTCGAAGATTTTCTTCAACCTGCTGCTGCAAAACACCAAGGAAGGGTTCTTCTGCGACCCGATCCACGGTGGCAACAAAGGCATGGTCGGCTGGACCATGATCGGCTTCCCCGGCGCCCGCGCCGATTTTATGGATTGGGTGGAACGCAACGAGCAATACCCCTTCCCGGCAGTTTCGATTCGCGGCGAGAGGGCATAA